One window from the genome of Candidatus Didemnitutus sp. encodes:
- a CDS encoding ABC transporter permease, which yields MLADLRFAFRSLTKTPGFSVVAILTMAIAIGACTALFSVLQAVVLRPLPYPNPETLVAIWARNDERNLEAPALSWAKFEAFRTRTDVFADISMSAGNSFTLTEGEGEPEQLPGIHVTQNFLPVLGLGTIRGRNFTREEDSEGGAPVAMISRQLWQTRFSSDPNIVGRLIQFDGVGRTVVGVFDNLPQPFNGTAVLVPRADDLPYLPRANRDNAITHQAFARLAPGVSLKVANLRLAEMVQQFKADKASHIDAENKNELRTVTQQVLGNLDRTFWTLAGAVAAVLLIACANIANLFLARVSARQKEIAVRMSLGARRAEVVRQFLAESVVFTLAAGAIGVLLSWWSLRGIQIVAGPQLPRADEISLDPVVLGFALVTALVAAVLIGVYPAWQASRTDVGTVLKDNTRGAGGGSAAKAFRHFLVVAQVAMSLTLLICAGLLVLSFYKLQSSDLGFQVERRALGQLNLPSARYSTPELSREFYQQLQQKLNDAPELEAGGVVFGAPLTGIGAISPFAVQGRPIPELTKQPLASIRQVSYGYFAAMGIQLREGRFFDANDRNGGENVVLINETLAKKLFPGERALDQVLLTGRGSTKNRIVGVIRDVKASGLAAPPPDEIYFPRAQRGGAFMNVVAVAKPGLSASTVIPVLRRLVKEIDPTVAVATPQTYAQLVASSIGVQRVTMALLLTFAAIAALLAAVGVYSVMAYAVTQRTGEIGVRMALGATPGSILALVLRTGAVQVGGGLGLGLLGAFGASRLLADALYEVKPFDPLVFSVVALFFAVVATVACLVPAARATRVNPLDALRAE from the coding sequence ATGCTCGCCGATCTCCGCTTCGCCTTCCGTTCGCTCACCAAGACGCCGGGATTCTCCGTCGTCGCCATCCTGACGATGGCCATCGCCATTGGCGCCTGCACCGCGCTGTTCAGCGTGCTGCAAGCCGTCGTGCTCCGCCCGCTCCCCTATCCAAACCCCGAGACGCTCGTCGCCATCTGGGCGCGCAACGACGAACGCAACCTCGAAGCCCCCGCGCTCTCCTGGGCGAAATTCGAGGCGTTCCGCACGCGCACCGACGTGTTCGCCGACATCTCCATGTCGGCCGGCAACAGCTTCACGCTCACCGAAGGCGAAGGTGAACCCGAGCAACTCCCCGGCATCCACGTCACGCAAAACTTCCTCCCCGTCCTCGGCCTCGGCACCATCCGCGGCCGCAATTTCACCCGGGAGGAAGACTCCGAAGGCGGCGCACCCGTCGCGATGATCAGCCGCCAGCTCTGGCAGACACGCTTCAGCTCCGACCCGAACATCGTCGGCCGTCTGATCCAATTCGACGGCGTCGGCCGCACCGTCGTCGGCGTCTTCGACAACCTTCCGCAGCCGTTCAACGGCACGGCCGTGCTCGTGCCGCGCGCCGATGACCTGCCCTATCTCCCGCGCGCCAACCGCGACAACGCCATCACGCACCAGGCCTTCGCCCGCCTCGCCCCCGGCGTGTCGCTGAAAGTGGCGAACCTCCGCCTCGCCGAGATGGTGCAGCAGTTCAAGGCCGACAAGGCCTCTCACATCGACGCCGAGAACAAGAACGAGCTGCGCACCGTCACCCAGCAGGTGCTCGGCAACCTCGACCGCACCTTCTGGACGCTCGCCGGCGCCGTCGCCGCCGTGCTGCTCATCGCCTGCGCGAATATCGCCAATCTTTTCCTCGCCCGCGTCAGCGCACGGCAAAAGGAAATCGCCGTCCGCATGTCCCTCGGCGCACGCCGCGCCGAGGTCGTGCGGCAATTCCTCGCCGAGAGCGTCGTGTTCACCCTCGCCGCCGGCGCCATCGGCGTGCTGCTCTCGTGGTGGAGCCTCCGCGGCATCCAGATTGTCGCCGGCCCGCAACTCCCGCGCGCGGACGAAATTTCCCTCGACCCGGTCGTGCTCGGCTTCGCCCTCGTCACCGCGCTCGTCGCCGCCGTGCTCATCGGCGTCTATCCCGCCTGGCAAGCGTCGCGCACCGATGTCGGCACCGTCCTCAAGGACAACACCCGCGGCGCCGGCGGCGGCTCGGCGGCCAAGGCCTTCCGTCACTTCCTCGTCGTCGCGCAGGTCGCGATGTCCCTCACGCTTCTCATCTGCGCCGGGTTGCTCGTCCTCAGCTTCTACAAACTCCAGAGCTCCGACCTCGGTTTCCAAGTCGAGCGCCGCGCCCTCGGCCAGCTCAACCTGCCGAGCGCGCGCTACTCCACGCCGGAGCTCTCGCGCGAGTTCTACCAGCAGCTCCAGCAAAAGCTCAACGACGCGCCCGAACTCGAGGCCGGCGGCGTCGTCTTCGGCGCACCTCTCACCGGCATCGGCGCGATCTCGCCGTTCGCGGTGCAAGGCCGTCCGATCCCCGAGCTCACCAAGCAACCGCTCGCGAGCATCCGCCAGGTCAGCTACGGCTATTTCGCCGCCATGGGCATCCAGCTCCGCGAGGGCCGCTTCTTCGACGCCAACGACCGCAACGGCGGCGAAAACGTCGTCCTCATCAACGAAACCCTCGCGAAGAAACTCTTCCCCGGCGAGCGCGCCCTCGATCAGGTCCTGCTCACCGGACGCGGCAGCACGAAGAACCGCATCGTCGGCGTCATCCGCGACGTGAAGGCCTCCGGCCTCGCCGCGCCTCCGCCGGATGAAATCTATTTCCCGCGCGCGCAACGGGGTGGTGCCTTCATGAACGTCGTCGCTGTGGCCAAACCCGGCCTCTCCGCCTCGACCGTCATTCCCGTGTTGCGCCGCTTGGTGAAGGAGATCGATCCCACCGTCGCCGTCGCGACGCCGCAAACCTACGCGCAGCTCGTCGCCTCCTCCATCGGCGTGCAGCGCGTGACGATGGCCCTGCTCCTCACTTTCGCCGCCATCGCCGCGCTGCTCGCCGCCGTCGGCGTCTATTCGGTGATGGCCTACGCCGTCACCCAGCGCACCGGCGAGATCGGCGTGCGCATGGCGCTCGGCGCGACGCCCGGCAGCATCCTCGCGCTCGTCCTCCGCACCGGCGCGGTGCAAGTCGGCGGCGGCCTCGGTCTCGGCCTGCTCGGCGCCTTCGGCGCGAGCCGGCTGCTCGCCGACGCGCTCTATGAGGTGAAACCGTTCGACCCGCTGGTGTTTTCCGTCGTCGCGTTGTTCTTCGCCGTCGTCGCCACGGTCGCCTGCCTCGTGCCCGCCGCGCGCGCCACGCGCGTTAATCCCCTCGACGCGCTCCGCGCCGAATAA
- a CDS encoding ABC transporter permease, with amino-acid sequence MLPDLRFVLRRLLTTPGFTLVAIGTLALGIGAGTAMFSILNAVLLRPLTLPQPEQLVFARELVPSISPAPLPVNAWHYQEWRERSHSFAELGIASPRLAALNGADGAIPVALTYATASFLPTLGLQPGLGRGFTESEEKDAAAHVVVISDRLWRARFHADPAALGRTLSLDGVPHTVVGILPPSPALDALNLAPAGYAGPDVFKPLVFAAEELADKWGRHNYAVFARLRPGVTLAAAQRELDGIGAALAREDGSTIELRSLLTPLQENLVRQSRTGLWLLLAAVFAVLLIGCVNLTGLLLARAEQRRSEIALRVALGATRSRIFRLALLEPLTIAAAGGALGLLIANSTIAALPRFAPANLPRLAEVTLDPDIVGFTLVLAGLCGLFTGLVPAWQLAASTPGADIGQARAVAGGRRTNRRHRSFVAVQIALSFVLLAGAAVLMQSFSRLLHTDAGYRSSQVLAAQVLLPAEKYKDDAQASQFYARLLARLESTADIESAGVTNQLPLQGETWVDKIWVLGDGRVPDERPSVNIRFVSPDYFSALGLPLLGGRTFEPRDRGAEAVIISRSLARTLFGDQDPVGRRLTRDGETEATVIGVTGDVRADADRQPAPTLYRPYTDWPPYRGRLVVRGRQLTPLAATLRAALQATDPDVPLAWVRPLDTLAANAVAPQRFQTRLTAGFALAATLLTAIGLYGIVAYAVACRRKEFGVRLALGAEPASLPTTVVRHYLPAIALGLAGGALAFLGAGRVLESLLFASDPRDPLLLVGVAALLVVICMFAAWLPARRAARVDPMIALRAE; translated from the coding sequence ATGCTGCCCGACCTTCGCTTCGTTCTCCGCCGCCTGCTCACGACGCCGGGCTTCACGCTCGTCGCGATCGGCACGCTGGCGCTCGGCATCGGCGCCGGCACGGCGATGTTTTCCATCCTCAATGCCGTGCTGCTCCGGCCGCTGACACTGCCGCAACCGGAGCAGCTCGTCTTCGCGCGCGAGCTGGTGCCGTCGATTTCGCCCGCCCCGCTCCCCGTCAACGCCTGGCACTATCAGGAGTGGCGCGAGCGCAGCCACTCCTTCGCCGAACTCGGCATCGCCAGCCCCCGCCTCGCGGCCCTGAATGGTGCCGACGGCGCCATCCCCGTCGCGCTCACCTACGCGACCGCCAGTTTCCTGCCGACGCTGGGCCTTCAGCCCGGCCTCGGCCGCGGCTTCACCGAATCCGAGGAAAAGGACGCCGCGGCGCACGTCGTGGTGATCTCCGACCGCCTCTGGCGCGCGCGTTTCCACGCCGATCCGGCCGCGCTCGGGCGAACGCTTTCGCTCGATGGCGTGCCGCACACCGTCGTCGGCATCCTCCCGCCGTCGCCCGCGCTCGATGCGCTGAATCTCGCCCCCGCCGGCTACGCCGGGCCCGACGTCTTCAAGCCGCTGGTGTTCGCCGCGGAGGAGCTCGCGGACAAGTGGGGACGCCACAACTACGCCGTATTCGCCCGCCTCCGGCCCGGCGTGACGCTGGCCGCCGCACAGCGCGAGCTCGACGGGATCGGCGCCGCGCTCGCTCGCGAAGACGGTAGCACGATCGAGTTGCGCAGCCTGCTCACACCGCTGCAGGAAAACCTCGTCCGGCAAAGTCGCACCGGACTCTGGCTCCTCCTCGCCGCCGTGTTCGCCGTCCTGTTGATCGGCTGCGTCAATCTCACCGGACTCCTCCTTGCCCGGGCGGAGCAGCGGCGCAGCGAGATTGCACTGCGAGTGGCGCTCGGCGCCACCCGCTCCCGCATCTTCCGCTTGGCGCTGCTCGAACCGTTGACCATTGCCGCCGCCGGCGGCGCGCTCGGCCTGCTGATCGCCAACTCCACGATCGCCGCGCTGCCGCGTTTTGCACCGGCCAACCTGCCGCGCCTCGCCGAGGTCACGCTCGATCCGGACATCGTCGGCTTCACGCTGGTGCTCGCCGGACTTTGCGGCCTGTTCACGGGCCTCGTGCCCGCCTGGCAGCTCGCCGCGTCGACTCCGGGCGCGGACATCGGGCAGGCACGCGCCGTCGCAGGCGGGCGCCGCACCAATCGTCGGCATCGCAGCTTCGTCGCGGTGCAAATCGCGCTCAGCTTCGTGCTCCTCGCCGGTGCCGCCGTGCTGATGCAGAGCTTTTCACGACTGCTGCACACAGACGCCGGCTACCGCAGCAGTCAGGTCCTGGCCGCCCAGGTCCTCCTCCCGGCGGAGAAATACAAGGACGACGCTCAGGCCAGCCAGTTCTACGCCCGCCTGCTCGCCCGTCTCGAGTCCACGGCCGACATCGAATCCGCCGGCGTCACCAACCAGCTGCCACTGCAGGGCGAAACCTGGGTCGACAAGATCTGGGTGCTCGGCGACGGGCGCGTGCCCGACGAACGGCCGTCCGTCAACATCCGCTTCGTGAGCCCGGACTACTTTAGCGCGCTCGGTCTGCCGTTGCTCGGCGGGCGAACCTTCGAGCCCCGTGACCGCGGCGCCGAAGCCGTCATCATTTCGCGCAGCCTCGCCCGCACGCTTTTCGGCGATCAGGATCCCGTCGGTCGCCGCCTCACCCGCGACGGCGAGACCGAAGCCACCGTCATCGGCGTCACCGGCGACGTCCGCGCGGACGCGGACCGCCAGCCGGCACCCACGCTCTATCGCCCCTACACCGACTGGCCGCCCTATCGCGGCCGGCTCGTGGTGCGCGGCCGCCAACTGACTCCGCTCGCCGCCACGCTGCGCGCCGCGTTGCAGGCAACCGATCCCGACGTGCCGCTCGCATGGGTGCGCCCGCTCGACACGCTGGCCGCGAACGCCGTTGCGCCACAGCGCTTCCAGACCCGGCTGACCGCGGGCTTCGCCCTCGCCGCCACGCTGCTGACAGCGATCGGACTCTACGGCATCGTCGCCTACGCTGTCGCGTGTCGGCGCAAGGAATTCGGCGTGCGTCTCGCCCTCGGCGCCGAACCCGCGTCGCTCCCGACCACGGTCGTGCGTCATTATCTGCCGGCCATTGCTCTCGGATTGGCCGGCGGCGCGCTCGCCTTCCTCGGCGCCGGTCGTGTGCTCGAAAGCCTGCTCTTCGCCAGCGATCCGCGCGACCCGCTCCTGCTCGTCGGCGTCGCCGCGTTGCTGGTGGTGATCTGCATGTTCGCCGCCTGGTTGCCCGCTCGCCGCGCCGCCCGCGTGGACCCGATGATCGCTCTGCGCGCCGAATGA
- a CDS encoding ABC transporter permease has protein sequence MILESFGQDLRIGLRVLVKEKGFCALAVTVLALGICAVTTMFAVVNGTLLRGFSFPEPDRLVDVQLADPTNFQPNNFNAQILTVDFKDMREMELKSFSNLTAYLNGSTVNVTYQGQPRRYQGGYISHDFFRTLGVKPALGRDFIPEDDRPNVDKAVILSDALWKSDFGGDPAILNKPIRVNGTAATVVGIMPPKFQFPQNEQLWIPVNASFPWRPRSDRNNQTVNIIGRLKPGVGLESAQNEIDLVAKQFARAYPDTNKQFSMGYVRPLIESFIGGGFRQTVFTMLAFCVGVLLIACVNVMNMQFARATLRSKELAIRSSLGAGRWRLLRQMLTESLLVATLGALVGVGLAFWSTDFIDAASRNTAFPLPAWMAFTIDPMVLAAVVGFTLLAALVSGLVPAWLSSRANAAEVLKESGRGNTGRTINLITKGLVVFQIFVTSILLVVGLLQVQSILRAQTLDLGYDTGGVLGSRIGLMEGDYPTPATRALFYEKLVRELRATPDFESAALTTRFQMMFAPQGPVEIEGKAYAQPSDRTIAQTENVSPDFARTLGQKIVEGRYLTDEDSDAREPVAVVNATFARKHFGTESAVGRRIRTNSADGKNPGVWRRIVGVVTDVRMLGPFNTQNDNAGFYVPLTSAIFGPLPKEVTAPQFVTIVAKPRGGQRGESLTRSVASVVQKIDPNLPPYFVQTPKASLDGILAQNRIIAGLFGVFGLLAIVLASVGLYGVQSFSVNQRTQEFGVRMALGAQPSTILGMVFRSGAWQLGLGLVLGLGIMWTVAHFFSQQIAGALFITQIAPTDLPTYAAIAGLLTLVSAGAVFVPAQRATRVDPMVALRAE, from the coding sequence ATGATCCTCGAATCTTTCGGCCAAGACCTGCGCATCGGCCTGCGCGTCCTCGTTAAGGAAAAGGGCTTTTGCGCGCTCGCCGTCACCGTGCTGGCACTCGGCATCTGCGCCGTCACCACGATGTTCGCCGTCGTCAACGGCACACTGCTCCGCGGCTTCTCGTTCCCCGAGCCCGACCGCCTCGTCGACGTCCAGCTCGCTGACCCGACGAATTTCCAGCCGAACAACTTCAACGCGCAGATCCTCACCGTCGACTTCAAGGACATGCGCGAGATGGAGCTGAAGTCCTTCTCCAATCTCACGGCCTACCTGAACGGCTCGACCGTCAACGTCACCTACCAGGGTCAGCCGCGCCGCTACCAGGGCGGCTACATCTCGCACGATTTCTTCCGCACGCTCGGCGTGAAACCCGCCCTCGGCCGCGACTTCATCCCCGAGGACGATCGCCCCAACGTCGACAAGGCCGTCATCCTCTCCGATGCGCTGTGGAAATCCGATTTCGGCGGCGACCCGGCGATCCTCAACAAGCCCATCCGCGTCAACGGCACCGCCGCCACCGTCGTCGGCATCATGCCGCCGAAATTCCAGTTCCCGCAAAACGAGCAGCTGTGGATTCCCGTCAACGCCTCGTTCCCGTGGCGCCCGCGTTCCGACCGGAACAACCAAACGGTGAACATCATCGGCCGCCTGAAACCCGGCGTCGGCCTCGAGTCGGCGCAAAACGAAATCGACCTCGTCGCCAAGCAATTCGCCCGCGCCTACCCGGACACGAACAAGCAGTTCTCGATGGGCTACGTGCGCCCGCTGATCGAATCGTTCATCGGCGGCGGTTTCCGCCAGACCGTCTTCACCATGCTCGCGTTCTGTGTCGGCGTGCTGCTCATCGCCTGCGTCAACGTGATGAACATGCAGTTCGCGCGCGCCACCCTGCGCAGCAAGGAACTCGCCATCCGCTCCTCGCTCGGCGCCGGCCGCTGGCGCCTCCTGCGGCAGATGCTCACCGAGAGCCTGCTCGTCGCCACGCTCGGCGCCCTCGTCGGCGTCGGCCTCGCGTTCTGGTCCACCGATTTCATCGACGCCGCCTCGCGCAACACCGCGTTTCCCCTGCCCGCCTGGATGGCCTTCACCATCGATCCGATGGTGCTCGCCGCCGTCGTCGGCTTCACGCTGCTGGCCGCGCTCGTCTCCGGTCTCGTGCCGGCCTGGCTGTCGTCGCGCGCCAACGCCGCCGAAGTGCTCAAGGAGTCCGGCCGCGGCAACACCGGCCGCACGATCAACCTCATCACGAAGGGCCTCGTCGTCTTCCAGATCTTCGTCACGAGCATCCTCCTCGTCGTCGGCCTGCTTCAGGTGCAATCGATCCTCCGCGCCCAAACGCTCGACCTCGGCTACGACACCGGCGGCGTTCTCGGCTCCCGCATCGGCCTCATGGAAGGCGATTATCCGACGCCCGCGACGCGCGCCCTCTTCTACGAAAAACTCGTCCGCGAACTCCGCGCCACGCCGGACTTCGAATCCGCCGCGCTCACCACGCGTTTCCAGATGATGTTCGCGCCGCAGGGCCCCGTCGAAATCGAGGGCAAAGCCTACGCGCAACCCAGCGACCGCACGATCGCCCAGACCGAAAACGTCTCGCCCGACTTCGCCCGCACGCTCGGCCAGAAGATCGTCGAAGGCCGCTACCTCACCGACGAGGACTCCGACGCGCGCGAACCCGTCGCGGTCGTGAACGCCACTTTCGCGCGCAAACACTTCGGCACCGAATCCGCCGTCGGCCGCCGCATCCGCACCAATTCGGCCGACGGCAAGAACCCCGGCGTATGGCGCCGCATCGTCGGCGTCGTCACCGACGTCCGCATGCTCGGGCCGTTCAATACCCAGAACGACAACGCGGGCTTCTACGTGCCGCTCACGTCCGCGATCTTCGGACCGTTGCCCAAGGAGGTCACCGCGCCCCAGTTCGTCACCATCGTCGCCAAGCCCCGCGGCGGGCAGCGCGGCGAATCGCTGACGCGCTCGGTCGCCTCCGTCGTCCAGAAAATCGACCCCAACCTCCCGCCCTATTTCGTCCAGACGCCGAAGGCCTCGCTCGACGGCATCCTCGCGCAGAATCGCATCATCGCCGGATTGTTCGGCGTGTTCGGCCTGCTGGCCATCGTGCTCGCCTCCGTCGGACTCTACGGCGTGCAGAGCTTCTCGGTGAACCAGCGCACGCAGGAATTCGGCGTCCGCATGGCACTGGGCGCGCAACCCTCGACGATCCTCGGCATGGTCTTCCGCAGCGGCGCCTGGCAACTCGGCCTCGGGCTCGTGCTCGGACTCGGGATCATGTGGACCGTCGCCCACTTTTTCAGCCAACAGATCGCCGGCGCGCTGTTCATCACGCAAATCGCGCCCACCGATCTCCCGACCTACGCCGCCATCGCCGGTCTGCTCACGCTCGTCTCCGCCGGCGCAGTCTTCGTGCCCGCGCAACGCGCCACCCGCGTCGATCCGATGGTCGCGCTGCGCGCTGAATAA
- a CDS encoding SMP-30/gluconolactonase/LRE family protein, whose product MLLATHSIHFRVHTRVLLTLLVACAIATAMWAQPSAPALLRDANAALKAGDRPLALEKLAAARDLLPDYPRLHLQLARLHATSGDHAAALAALSALADLGVASDIAHDAALAPLHASPAWADAVARFTANAAPRGHADRVVTLPARDGIVETAVADSHGRWFLADVRNRRLDVREPDGSMRHFSSERDGLAGVFSLALDEAHQRLWAGISATPEIKDYRAEDSTSAFFAEYNLTTGKLARVIRLPADERPHVLGSLTFASDGTLFATDSGTPCLWRANPADGSVERWLASDDFASLQGLAFSADGKTLYVADYARGLWAIDVATKTPRRLRAPAHATLFGIDDLRLASAGALVAVQNGIEPQRVIRLDLDAAGEISAMRVLASALPGLDDLAGGSLRDGRYVVVGNAGWSLFDSPGAAPAARDVQLFSVTP is encoded by the coding sequence GTGCTGCTCGCCACGCACTCGATCCATTTCCGTGTCCACACGCGCGTTTTGCTCACGTTGCTGGTCGCGTGCGCGATTGCCACGGCGATGTGGGCGCAACCGTCCGCGCCCGCGTTGCTGCGCGACGCCAACGCCGCGCTGAAGGCCGGCGACCGCCCACTCGCACTCGAAAAACTCGCCGCCGCGCGCGACCTGCTGCCCGATTATCCGCGCCTGCACCTCCAGCTCGCGCGCCTGCACGCAACCTCCGGCGATCATGCCGCCGCGCTCGCCGCGCTGTCGGCGCTGGCCGATCTCGGCGTCGCGTCAGACATCGCGCACGATGCCGCGCTCGCGCCGTTGCACGCTTCCCCCGCCTGGGCGGACGCCGTCGCCCGTTTCACCGCCAACGCCGCACCACGCGGCCACGCGGATCGCGTCGTCACTCTGCCCGCGCGCGACGGCATCGTCGAAACCGCCGTGGCCGACTCGCACGGACGATGGTTTCTGGCCGACGTCCGCAATCGACGCCTCGACGTGCGCGAGCCCGACGGCTCGATGCGTCATTTTTCGAGCGAGCGCGACGGGCTCGCCGGCGTGTTCAGCCTCGCGCTCGACGAAGCGCATCAGCGTCTCTGGGCCGGCATTTCCGCCACGCCGGAAATCAAGGATTACCGCGCCGAGGACAGCACCTCGGCGTTCTTCGCCGAATACAATCTGACGACCGGCAAACTCGCTCGCGTCATCCGACTGCCCGCCGACGAGCGTCCGCACGTCCTCGGCAGCCTGACCTTCGCCTCCGACGGCACGCTGTTCGCGACGGACAGCGGCACACCGTGCCTCTGGCGCGCGAATCCCGCCGACGGCTCGGTCGAGCGCTGGCTCGCGAGCGACGACTTCGCCTCCCTGCAAGGCCTCGCGTTCTCCGCCGACGGCAAGACGCTCTACGTCGCCGACTACGCGCGCGGCCTCTGGGCCATCGACGTCGCCACGAAAACGCCGCGCCGTCTCCGCGCGCCGGCGCACGCCACGCTGTTCGGCATCGACGACCTCCGCCTCGCTTCCGCCGGCGCACTCGTCGCCGTCCAGAACGGCATCGAGCCGCAACGCGTCATCCGTCTCGACCTCGATGCCGCCGGCGAGATTTCCGCCATGCGCGTCCTCGCCTCTGCGCTGCCCGGTCTGGACGACCTCGCGGGCGGCTCGCTGCGCGACGGCCGTTACGTCGTCGTCGGCAACGCCGGCTGGTCGCTCTTCGACTCGCCCGGCGCCGCCCCGGCCGCGCGCGACGTCCAACTTTTCTCCGTCACCCCGTAG
- a CDS encoding ABC transporter permease, with protein MLTDLRYALRQLTKSPGFSLTVLLILALGIGATTIIFTIVDSVLLRPVEYPESDRLVVVRERAMPRFPQFSVSPGNYATYAAEIDAFESTYATTGRRFNLTGHGEPVRVSAQGASGRYFEVLKTQPFIGRAFGPAEDAPGKGNVVVLLYGFWQRQFGGREDIVGQAITLSGRSYTVIGVMGPDFRRGTTLDLIVPMALPPDQAAERSGHYLSMVGRLKPGATLEQANAQLATVTARLAREFPDSNAGWDAFGITILENNTRSARTALYLLLGAVGAMLLIACANIANLMLAHATVRHREISIRAALGASRWRTMRLLLTESLVLSLAGGALGILAARWGLDLVIAFGGDALPRAAEIALDWRAIGATTALSVVTGIVFGLAPALAGVRVNLIDALKNGARAAGDGGMRWARSALVVLEMALALVLLTCAGLLMRSFVTLVHTSPGFDPTGVAVASVALPESQYDTPEKQALFTNQVLENYRAIPGMRFVAASHVVPYMNGDWVLSLEFEGRPAPKPGGDGVSVQYFAISPDYFRALSIPLLRGRFFTPLDRKDAPRVAIVSESFVRQHFPAGDALGKRISVGIGPQAWREIVGVVGDIKHARVDVATLPQVYEPLAQQPFDELTFVARFDSDAAAAAANPVLKQGVLAVDPAQPVMLGRTLRGYVDEASARERFILGLFGVFAALAVLLAALGIYSVIAYGVAQRRTEFGVRVALGALPADIHRLVLAAGGKLLALGVLLGLAGSVAASRVMESMLFRTSARDPLVLTAVAVLLSLVALVACLLPARRAARVDPMVALRAE; from the coding sequence ATGCTGACCGACCTCCGCTACGCCCTCCGCCAACTGACGAAATCGCCGGGCTTCTCGCTCACGGTCCTGCTGATTCTCGCCCTCGGTATCGGCGCCACGACGATCATCTTCACCATCGTCGACTCCGTGCTGCTGCGCCCGGTCGAATACCCGGAATCCGACCGGCTGGTCGTCGTGCGCGAACGCGCCATGCCGCGCTTTCCCCAGTTCTCGGTCTCGCCGGGCAACTACGCGACCTACGCGGCCGAGATCGACGCCTTCGAGAGCACCTATGCGACCACCGGCCGGCGCTTCAATCTCACCGGCCATGGCGAGCCGGTGCGCGTGAGCGCCCAAGGCGCCAGCGGACGCTACTTCGAGGTCCTGAAAACCCAACCGTTCATCGGTCGTGCCTTCGGCCCCGCGGAAGATGCGCCCGGCAAAGGCAACGTCGTCGTGCTCCTCTATGGCTTTTGGCAACGGCAGTTCGGCGGTCGGGAGGACATCGTCGGCCAAGCCATCACGCTCAGCGGACGAAGCTACACTGTCATCGGCGTCATGGGCCCGGATTTCCGCCGCGGCACCACGCTCGATCTGATCGTGCCGATGGCCTTGCCCCCGGACCAAGCCGCCGAGCGCAGCGGGCACTACCTCAGCATGGTCGGCCGGCTGAAGCCCGGCGCGACGCTCGAACAGGCCAACGCCCAGCTCGCGACCGTGACCGCCCGGCTCGCCCGAGAATTTCCCGATTCGAACGCCGGCTGGGACGCCTTCGGCATCACCATCCTCGAAAACAACACGCGCAGCGCTCGCACCGCACTCTATCTCTTGCTCGGCGCCGTCGGTGCCATGCTCCTGATCGCCTGCGCGAACATCGCCAACCTCATGCTGGCGCACGCGACCGTGCGACATCGCGAGATTTCGATCCGCGCCGCGCTCGGAGCCTCGCGCTGGCGCACCATGCGGCTCTTGCTCACGGAAAGTCTCGTGCTCTCGCTCGCCGGCGGCGCGCTGGGCATTCTGGCCGCCCGTTGGGGGCTCGATCTCGTGATCGCCTTCGGCGGCGACGCTTTGCCGCGCGCCGCGGAGATTGCGCTCGATTGGCGCGCCATCGGCGCGACGACCGCACTGTCGGTCGTCACCGGCATCGTCTTCGGCCTCGCCCCCGCGCTGGCCGGCGTGCGCGTCAATCTCATCGACGCGCTCAAGAACGGCGCCCGTGCCGCCGGCGACGGCGGCATGCGCTGGGCGCGCTCGGCCCTGGTCGTGCTCGAGATGGCGCTCGCACTCGTGCTCCTCACCTGCGCCGGCCTGCTCATGCGGAGCTTCGTGACGCTCGTGCACACCAGTCCGGGCTTCGATCCGACCGGGGTCGCCGTCGCCTCGGTGGCGCTGCCGGAAAGCCAATACGACACGCCGGAAAAGCAGGCGCTCTTCACCAATCAGGTGCTGGAAAACTATCGCGCGATACCCGGCATGCGCTTCGTCGCGGCATCGCACGTCGTCCCCTACATGAACGGCGATTGGGTGCTGTCGCTCGAGTTCGAGGGCCGCCCCGCGCCCAAACCCGGCGGCGACGGCGTCTCCGTGCAATACTTCGCGATCAGCCCCGATTATTTTCGGGCGCTGAGCATTCCTCTTTTGCGCGGCCGCTTTTTCACGCCGCTCGATCGCAAGGACGCGCCGCGGGTCGCCATCGTCAGCGAATCTTTCGTCCGGCAGCACTTCCCCGCCGGAGATGCCCTCGGCAAGCGCATCAGCGTCGGCATCGGCCCCCAAGCTTGGCGCGAAATCGTCGGGGTCGTCGGTGACATCAAGCATGCCCGCGTCGACGTTGCGACGCTGCCGCAGGTTTACGAGCCGCTGGCCCAACAGCCGTTCGACGAGCTCACTTTTGTCGCGCGTTTCGACTCCGACGCCGCCGCGGCCGCCGCGAATCCGGTCTTGAAGCAAGGCGTGCTCGCCGTGGATCCGGCCCAACCCGTCATGCTCGGACGCACGCTGCGCGGCTACGTCGACGAAGCGAGCGCGCGCGAGCGCTTCATCCTCGGACTCTTCGGCGTCTTCGCCGCACTCGCGGTGCTGCTCGCCGCTCTCGGCATCTACAGCGTCATCGCCTACGGCGTCGCGCAGCGCCGCACGGAGTTCGGCGTGCGGGTCGCGCTCGGCGCACTGCCGGCGGACATCCATCGCCTGGTGCTCGCGGCCGGCGGCAAATTGCTCGCGCTCGGAGTGTTGCTCGGTCTGGCCGGCTCGGTCGCCGCATCGCGCGTCATGGAATCGATGCTCTTCCGCACCAGCGCGCGCGACCCGCTCGTGCTCACCGCCGTCGCCGTGCTGCTCAGCCTGGTTGCGCTCGTCGCCTGCCTGTTGCCCGCGCGCCGCGCCGCCCGCGTCGACCCGATGGTTGCCCTCCGCGCCGAATAA